In Proteus vulgaris, one DNA window encodes the following:
- the rtcR gene encoding RNA repair transcriptional activator RtcR has product MKRKVVIGVLGTTLDKRGKSHKRWNSWRPTISICHQKDFPVSRLVMIHQPNDSTLASKITEDIHTVSPDTEVWPYEIDICDPWDLEEVYSHFLDFAVNYPFDTENEEYYVHITTGTHIAQICWFLLTEAHYLPAKLLQTSPTSKIENKDGAKTIQSATGSYAIIDLDLSRYTKLTSRFEHYHNESLSFLKSGIATRNERFNTLIAQIERVALRSFDPILLTGPTGAGKSFLAQRIYELRQSRHFVKGRFIAVNCATLRGDNAMSTLFGHVKGAFTGALQARQGLLREADKGILFLDEIAELGLDEQAMLLKAIEEKSFYPYGSDTEVQSDFQLIAGTHRDMDKQIAKGLFREDLYARINMWSFSLPGLADRKEDIEPNIDYELHHFATLYQKVIRFNSDAKSHYIRFATSEQALWRGNFRELSASITRMATLAENGRITLALVEEEISRLKQSWGITSSLLKNSDIDLFDLSQLNTVIKTCQQSSTLSEAGRKLFAVSRQNKKQPNDADRLRKYLAKFGLSWEQIQHGE; this is encoded by the coding sequence ATGAAACGCAAAGTAGTGATTGGTGTTTTAGGCACAACATTAGATAAAAGAGGTAAAAGCCATAAAAGGTGGAACTCATGGCGCCCAACAATTTCCATTTGTCATCAAAAGGATTTTCCTGTTAGCCGATTAGTGATGATCCACCAGCCTAATGACTCAACGCTAGCATCTAAAATCACAGAAGATATCCATACTGTCTCACCTGATACAGAGGTGTGGCCATATGAAATTGATATTTGTGATCCATGGGATCTTGAAGAGGTTTACAGCCATTTTCTTGATTTTGCAGTAAATTATCCATTTGATACTGAAAATGAAGAATATTATGTGCATATCACAACAGGAACACATATTGCTCAAATTTGTTGGTTTTTACTGACAGAAGCACATTACTTACCTGCAAAACTATTACAAACCTCACCCACTTCTAAAATAGAAAATAAAGATGGTGCTAAAACCATACAGTCAGCTACGGGCAGTTATGCCATTATTGACCTTGATTTAAGCCGTTATACAAAATTAACGAGCCGATTTGAACACTACCATAATGAGTCGCTCTCTTTTTTAAAATCAGGGATCGCCACACGAAATGAACGTTTCAATACCTTAATTGCTCAGATTGAACGAGTCGCATTGCGCTCTTTTGACCCTATTCTATTAACTGGCCCCACTGGTGCAGGAAAATCATTTCTTGCTCAACGTATTTATGAATTACGGCAATCACGCCATTTTGTAAAAGGGCGTTTTATCGCAGTTAACTGCGCTACTTTGCGCGGTGACAACGCCATGTCCACTTTATTTGGACATGTAAAAGGCGCATTTACAGGTGCATTGCAAGCTAGGCAAGGATTATTAAGAGAAGCCGATAAAGGAATTTTATTTCTTGATGAAATTGCAGAATTAGGGCTTGATGAGCAAGCGATGCTACTTAAAGCAATAGAAGAAAAATCTTTTTATCCGTATGGCTCAGATACTGAAGTACAAAGCGATTTTCAGTTGATAGCAGGTACACATCGAGATATGGATAAACAAATTGCAAAGGGGCTTTTTCGCGAAGATCTCTATGCAAGGATTAATATGTGGTCTTTTTCATTACCGGGATTAGCCGATCGCAAAGAGGATATTGAACCCAATATTGACTATGAGCTGCATCACTTTGCAACACTCTATCAAAAAGTGATCCGCTTTAATTCAGATGCAAAATCTCACTATATTCGGTTCGCCACATCTGAGCAGGCATTATGGCGTGGTAATTTTCGTGAGCTTAGTGCTAGTATAACGCGAATGGCAACACTTGCTGAAAATGGTCGCATCACTCTAGCACTTGTTGAGGAAGAAATTAGCCGTTTAAAACAAAGTTGGGGAATAACCTCTTCTTTATTGAAAAATTCGGATATCGATCTTTTCGATCTCAGCCAACTGAATACGGTTATCAAAACTTGTCAGCAATCATCAACTCTCTCAGAAGCTGGTAGAAAACTTTTCGCAGTATCAAGACAAAATAAAAAACAGCCCAACGATGCCGATCGCCTACGCAAATACCTTGCGAAATTTGGCTTAAGCTGGGAACAAATTCAACATGGAGAATAA